The genomic region TGCGGTTGTTGTTGTTATAAAGGGCTAGGCGCTCTTTGAATTGCTCTTGCAGATTGGTATTGCTTGCAGAAATATTGTCATAACTAGTGCCTTGCACTCCCACTAAATTATAATCAATGTTTCGCGCTTTCACTAAAACATGTTCTTTATTTTTAGTGAGGTTTTGAGCGTTATTGATCTTAATGAGTGGTTTGTAAAACCCGGTCGCGCTATCCACTAAATTATTAAATATCATGCTTGCTTGATGGCCTGCATTTAAGGTCGCTACACGCCCATCTTGGACAAAAAGATTCATCGTGCCTTGATTGTTAGTGAAATGCCCTTGAATGGTTAAATCCAAATCTTTACCATAATCCATGCTCGCGTTGCTGTTTAGGGTTAGGTTATTAAACATAAGCCCTGTTTTGCCGGCAATGTTTCCTGGGGCTCCAAAAAGAATCCTCTTATTGACTTCAACATCGGTAACATTCCTAGCGTCAAAATAATTCCAAGGGGCATGGTAAATTTCATCTATAACCAGTTTTTTACCGCTTTTAAAAGTAACGCCCCCAGAATAGGCCGGGCTATAGCCCGTTTGCAAACTCACGACACCAATGCGAGACTTATCGCCTATATTTTCGCCAAAAATAGTGTATTGCCCAAAACTCTGAACACGGGTTGTAACCACCAATTCCTTAATATCAAAGTTTTTAACGTTCACATTAGTGGCAGATGTAGTGAGCTTGTTGATATTGACTTTGTCTGTAACGCCGCTAAAATCCAAAGCGCTAGTGTTTAGCCCGTTATCGCTCTTGCTGGCATCAATATTTTTAAAATGAGCGCTATGGCCATTCACTCTTAAATTCGTGGATTTTCCCAGATAAATATTGCCATTAAAATAAGCTGTATGGGCATCCACTCTTAAGTTCACCGCTTTTCCTAGATGGATATCGTTATTGAAAGTGGCTGTGGCGTTGTTGGTGTCTTCACCAGCCTTAAACTCAAAATTCGCGCTTGATCCTGCCACAGCAGCACCGCCCACTTGATTATTCACTCTTAAAGTCCCCTCAACGGTGATATTCCCGGTTAGATTTTCCACTAATAAAGAACGCCCGCTCGCTTGATTGGACAGATTGACACCGCCTTCGCCGATATTCAAATGAGCCGCATTCGTGCTAAGAGAAGCTTTAAACCCTCCCGCTCTAAGCGTGCCATCGGCTTTAGTGTTTAAGTGGAAAATATTCACAACCGTGTCTTTACCGCCAGCAAAAGGCCCATCAACGACTTGCGTGGGTTGGATTTCTGTTTTTTGCGTGTCATTTTTAGGGTTATCTTTAGGGTTATCTTTGGTTTTACTCTCATAGCCGCCTTCTGGAGGGGTGATAATGCTTAACCCCGCGCTTTGCCACAAATCCAGCACGCCAATATTAGTCTTTTTACCAGCGATAATGCCCGCTTGAGCGGCGTTTTGATCGCCCACAGCGAGATGGCGAAAATTCATTTCCCCTTGCACTTTTGAAGTGTTTATCGTGCTGTATGAAGGGGCCAAATACGCTCCCACATATTGCAAACGGCCCATCCACACCTTACCATATAGATCAACGCTATGATTTGAGCTTGAAACCAAATTAAGCGTGGCACCATCATAAAGAGAAATTTCCGCATTTTCACGGCTTGTAATTTTATCTGAACTTTTCAAAGTCAAAACCGTAGAGCTGGCTTTCCTCCCGGCTCCAGAACCCACACGATTATTGATTTCTACAAAATTATCAATTAAGATATTTTTAGCGTCAAAATTCACTCTCGTGGTGCGATCAGCACCATCTTTAAAGCTTGTGAAAGAATTGCCATTGAATTGGCCCAAACGCAAAGTGGCTTTTTGCATGTTCACGTCTAAATCCCCACCAGTAAAGTTGATAAGGCCTGAAAGGTTATAAGTCCCTACAGCGTTTTGCATATCCACTTCAAGCTTGTTCCATTGCCCATCTTTAACCCAATAATGCCTAGCGGCATTCCCCCAATCCCAACCTCCATCAATCTTACTGGATAAAAGGGATTTGTATAAGTCGTATTGCTTGTTAGGGAAATTATTAAAGCCTCTTCCTGCTTGAATGCGCCAAACTTTATCGGGTTTATCCGGGGTTTTATTGGCTTGTTCGGCTTGTTTGAGCCCCCAGCTAAGAAGCCCTGAGACCGTTCCTACAGCGGTTCCTGTAGCGATACCCCCAACAATGGCTGGAATGATCACGGTTGTGAAAAAGGCGCGACTCTCGCTGTGTATGGGATCATTTGGCGTATTAGCCCCTAGTTCGGTGCCCATTAATGCCCCCACTAAAGCGAGAGAGATAATAGGGCGGTTGATTTTGCGGTGTGTTTGTTGTATTTCCATTTCTTTTCCTTTC from Helicobacter pylori harbors:
- a CDS encoding autotransporter domain-containing protein produces the protein MEIQQTHRKINRPIISLALVGALMGTELGANTPNDPIHSESRAFFTTVIIPAIVGGIATGTAVGTVSGLLSWGLKQAEQANKTPDKPDKVWRIQAGRGFNNFPNKQYDLYKSLLSSKIDGGWDWGNAARHYWVKDGQWNKLEVDMQNAVGTYNLSGLINFTGGDLDVNMQKATLRLGQFNGNSFTSFKDGADRTTRVNFDAKNILIDNFVEINNRVGSGAGRKASSTVLTLKSSDKITSRENAEISLYDGATLNLVSSSNHSVDLYGKVWMGRLQYVGAYLAPSYSTINTSKVQGEMNFRHLAVGDQNAAQAGIIAGKKTNIGVLDLWQSAGLSIITPPEGGYESKTKDNPKDNPKNDTQKTEIQPTQVVDGPFAGGKDTVVNIFHLNTKADGTLRAGGFKASLSTNAAHLNIGEGGVNLSNQASGRSLLVENLTGNITVEGTLRVNNQVGGAAVAGSSANFEFKAGEDTNNATATFNNDIHLGKAVNLRVDAHTAYFNGNIYLGKSTNLRVNGHSAHFKNIDASKSDNGLNTSALDFSGVTDKVNINKLTTSATNVNVKNFDIKELVVTTRVQSFGQYTIFGENIGDKSRIGVVSLQTGYSPAYSGGVTFKSGKKLVIDEIYHAPWNYFDARNVTDVEVNKRILFGAPGNIAGKTGLMFNNLTLNSNASMDYGKDLDLTIQGHFTNNQGTMNLFVQDGRVATLNAGHQASMIFNNLVDSATGFYKPLIKINNAQNLTKNKEHVLVKARNIDYNLVGVQGTSYDNISASNTNLQEQFKERLALYNNNNRMDICVVRKDNLNDIKACGMAIGNQSMVNNPENYKYLEGKAWKNTGINKTANNTTIAVNLGNNSTPTNSSTDTTNLPTNTTNNARFASYALIKNAPFAHSATPNLVAINQHDFGTIESVFELADRSKDIDTLYTHSGVQGRDLLQTLLIDSHDAGYARTMIDATSANEITKQLNAATTTLNNIASLEHKTSGLQTLSLSNAMILNSRLVNLSRRHTNHIDSFAQRLQALKDQRFASLESAAEVLYQFAPKYEKPTNVWANAIGGTSLNSGGNASLYGTSTGVDAYLNGEVEAIVGGFGSYGYSSFSNQANSLNSGANNTNFGVYSRIFANQHEFDFEAQGALGSDQSSLNFKSALLQDLNQSYHYLAYSAATRASYGYDFAFFRNALVLKPSVGVSYNHLGSTNFKSNSNQKVALKNGSSSQHLFNANANVEARYYYGDTSYFYMNAGVLQEFAHVGSNNAASLNTFKVNAARNPLNTHARVMMGGELQLAKEVFLNLGVVYLHNLISNASHFASNLGMRYSF